A genomic region of Hippoglossus hippoglossus isolate fHipHip1 chromosome 8, fHipHip1.pri, whole genome shotgun sequence contains the following coding sequences:
- the rdh8a gene encoding retinol dehydrogenase 8a: MANSGQKVVLITGCSSGIGLRIAVTLAKDEKKRYHVIATMRDLRKKDKLVEAAGDVYGKTLMLLPLDVCSDESVKQCISNIQDRHIDILINNAGVGLLGPVESISIEEMKRVFETNFFGVVRMIKEVMPDMKKRRSGHIVVMSSVMGLQGVVFNDVYTASKFAMEGFCESMAVQLMKFNIRLSMIEPGPVHTEFETKMMEDVAKMEFPGVDADTIRYFKDVYLPSSIDIFEAMGQTPEDIAKCTKKVIESSSPRFRNLTNSLYTPIVALKYADETGGLSVNTFYNLLFNFGPLMHITMSILKCLTCNCLRRRTISPN, translated from the exons ATGGCGAACAGCGGGCAGAAAGTTGTGCTGATCACCGGCTGCTCCTCCGGCATCGGGTTACGAATCGCCGTCACGCTGGCCAAAGATGAGAAGAAGCGGTACCATG tTATCGCCACCATGCGGGACCTGAGGAAGAAGGACAAGCTggtggaggcagcaggagacGTGTACGGCAAGACCTTGATGTTGCTTCCACTGGACGTGTGCAGTGACGAGTCGGTCAAGCAGTGCATCAGCAATATTCAGGACCGCCATATTGATATCCTGA TCAACAATGCAGGCGTGGGCTTGCTCGGACCAGTGGAGAGCATCAGCATCGAGGAGATGAAAAGGGTGTTCGAGACCAACTTCTTCGGTGTGGTCCGCATGATTAAAGAGGTGATGCCTGACATGAAGAAGAGGCGTTCGGGACACATCGTGGTCATGAGCAGCGTCATGGGTCTGCAAG GAGTGGTGTTCAATGATGTTTACACGGCCTCTAAGTTCGCCATGGAGGGATTCTGTGAGAGTATGGCCGTGCAGCTGATGAAGTTCAATATCCG GTTGTCCATGATCGAGCCCGGCCCGGTGCACACTGAGTTTGAGACGAAGATGATGGAGGATGTGGCCAAGATGGAGTTTCCAGGAGTAGATGCAGACACAATTCgttattttaaagatgtttacCTTCCATCGTCCATAGATATTTTTGAAGCCATGGGCCAGACACCGGAGGACATAGCCAAA TGCACTAAAAAGGTTATTGAGTCGAGCAGCCCTCGCTTTAGGAATCTGACCAACAGCCTCTACACACCCATTGTTGCCTTAAAGTATGCAGATGAGACTGGCGGCCTGTCTGTCAACACCTTCTACAACCTTCTCTTCAATTTCGGCCCTCTCATGCACATAACCATGAGCATCCTCAAGTGCCTGACGTGCAACTGCCTGCGTAGACGCACAATCTCGCCAAACTGA